GGTATTTTTCATATTATTTTCTTGAGCACAATCTTTGGCGTTATCTGAACGCTATTCTTTCCTCTTATAACAATGGTGTGAGGTTCTGCCTTGATGTAGCTTGTAGTATGTTACTGGAGGTTTGCTACTGGATACCTTGGCCAGCTGGCCACTTAAACTCTGTATCACATGTCTTCTTTAGCTTCTTCTGGTTGGTCTTAGTGTCTGCAGAGCTCCTGCGTtatgattttatttttcttatggGAGTATGTGTTATTGTAGATTCTTCTTTACAACATCGATGGTGGTACTGTTCCTTGAATGGTTATTCTGGCAGGTTTGGACTGTTAGATTGTTATTCTTGTTTTTTGCATCGTAGATGACGCTGCTGAttgttggaatttttttttgacaatgCCATGGCATCCACTGCATAACTGCTACTGGAACATTTGAAGTAGGAAATGTATTTGTTTGGGGATATGCATTCTCTGGTCGCTTTCACTATTGCACTAAGCTTTGATATGCTCCTGCAGAAATGGTTCCTTTATGCTaaccaaattttgttataaTGCTATGTTTTCACAAGTCACCACTCACCAGCATACCTGTTTTCTGGTATGGTGTTGCTTATGTGCACCTGCGCATACAAGTTTCCACCTAGTATATATGATGTATTACTCATTCCCTTGCCACTTCTGTTTTTCCTTTGGATGTGATGCAGAAAATGCATGTCGAGATATATTAGTCATTCAACCATCTGCACACACCTTGGCAAGGGGGAAAATGGCCTGAATACTTGCTGGGCACTAGTGTATTTTGTATGATTGGACAGCAAACTATCCACAATATTACTTGTTAGGGTGTTGGTTCAAGCTTGAAAACTTAATTCGTAGGTCTTGTCTGGATACATCAAAATCCACCCCCATTCATGTGTATTGGGGTGGATTGGCTTGAAAATTAGTTCATTTTCCACCCCAATCCACATGTATTGAAGTGCATTTGTGGTACCCAAACAAAGCGGGGTTGATTGTCGCCATATCTTCTTGGAACTTCACAACCAGTTTCTGTAAATGTTTTGTACCGGCTTCAGTTTGAATTTCTTAATATTGTCGGATGGCTGCTTCCAGTTTCCCGTTTCTTCCATTCATGTTCGGAAGCTAACACCCGTGTTGTCACATGGTGTGGTGGTTGATGCGATTGATGCTCGTGCGGCCAACCAGGTACTTCATACATATTCTGCTATGCATGTCACCACAATTAAATGGCAATCATGTGGTTGATGCTAGGTAAGCAAGGCCTTGTGTTAGCTGATGTGTTTGAAACTTTGATGTCTTACATTCGATGAGTTGATTCTCAGGGGATTTCACATCAAATGCATAGCAATTCTACGAAATTCCCATTTCAGTTGGTTCATTATTTTAACATGCCTGGTGTTGCGGCTATTGCGGACTTTTTTTACGCCCTTTCCTTGTGATGCAATCTGGATGTTGCATTTGACTTGAGTTAGTATTTTCTATTACTAATCTGTATATCTGTTACTAGAGTCTCTGCTATGTCTTCTGTCAGCACTAGTTACCTGTATGAAGTAGTCACTAGTTAAAGCGCGAGTTCTTGCTGACGTGTACTTGTGTTATACCAAGCAAGAGCAATCTGGGGTGATAATTCTAACGCGCAGCTGGACACGGAGTTTGTTTCATCCAGGAGCTGGAACTACAATGTGCGCTCGCTTTGTTTTCCCGCTGCCCTCATGCTTGATCGCGTACGCATGCGGAAGGGCATGTGCGTTATGTTAACACCGTTGCTGTATTGACGGTCCGTGATTTTTCTTTCACAGTTCAATACTGTAGTCGGACTaaagtatttttctttttgaaaaaaaaaactagaacaAAAATAAAGGATGATGGGGCCTGCTAAATCAGTTGGCCCACTGGGCTATTCTTTAGACGGCCCACTTCCAAGTTCCAACACTGGCAGTCCGGCAGCCTGCCCTCCTCTCTCCGCGCCCACGTCCACTCACGCTTCCCCGCGCATTGGTGCCGCTCGCGGCTTCCTCAGCGGCACAGCTGCAGGAGGACTGCGAATCTGGTGGACGTGAGGTCGGGCTCGTTGGCGACCGCGGCGGACCGAGAGCGAGATGAGACCGGTGCTCGCCACGGGGCCGCGGAACGACACGCTGGCGCGGTCTATGGACGAGCTCAGCGACGCCGAGGACGTCCTGGACCAGCTCGATTACTGCCGCCTCCAAGCAAGTTAGCAACGAGCTGAATCGAACACAAACAAACAAGAACGATGTTTTCAAAACATGAAGCCGAGAATAGGTCGTAGTGAATTGGTAACACAAACAAAACATTGTTTTCAATTTGCCACCCGTAACTGATCGCGGGATCGAAAACAAGATGCACACGCGGCAGGGATCAGAGCAGGAACGGGATCCCCTCGCTAAAAACCAGAGTCCCCCTTCCCTAATCCCTCCCTCTCGCTCGCCTAATCACTCCTCGCCTAGGCAACTACTAGCTATGTACAGCGCACGCGGAGACGGAGGTgggatggcggcgccggcgagctggtCCGCGCCTGCCTCGTCTCCGCGGCGGCAGTGTGGCCCCGGCCCGGCCTAGGCGGAGCGCGCGAGGCGGGAGGCGATGGCGGAGTGGTACATGGCGTCGTGGAACGACTCCGTCTGCGCCATCCGCGCCCGCAGCTCCCGCGCCTTCTCCTCCGTCAGCCCGCCCACGAACTGcctccgggccgccgccgcggcgccgtcctGGGCAGCAGCCACCGGCGCCGGGGCCTCCAGGTAGTCGGCCTTCCCGGACCACCCCAGCAGCGGCGCCCACCActtgccgctgccgccctccgccgccccggcggcggcgcagaccaccccaccggcgccgcggggccgggcagccgccgccgggcgggCCGGGAACGACACGGCGCATGAGGACGGTGCCGTCGCCATTGCCATTGCCATTGGATCTCTGCCGATTGGTTCTCTCCGACGCTTCCTCTTGCCTTGGGAGTTGAGGCGGCTGGAGTTGCTAGATTGCTTGCTTCGGCTGATTGCTTGATGCGAAAGCGAAACGAGGCTGGTGATGGATGTGCCATGGCTCGGGGACGGTGGGGAATTTATAGCGATCGGAGCGGGAGGAGACGGAAGCGATGGGGACGAGCAGGGGATAAGACCGCCGCCTGGCCACGTGGCGGTGATCCCTGCACGGATCCGTCACGCGCCCGTAACTGCTGCTCCTGTGTTACCGTCGCTTTCTTTACTTTTCTGGGCCACCGACGGCTGGGCCCAGGTGCCGCCGGGTGATAGGGCGCGGTTCCTTTCCCATTGCCGTGACGGTGGGGCCAGCTTGAGCGGTTAATGGTTGTTGCCCCACGCGATGGTAGTGTGCAAACTAGTTTCGCATTTTGGGAGTTCTAGATGTTGCTTGACTACCAGTAACGCGTAGAATACTCGTGTCCTACTCAATATTGAAGCATTCAACCAACTTTCTAGTATATATGGTGACTCATTCAATTATGTGTATAATACTCGTCGCTTTCCAACAGATGGTCCACATAGATGGTATATAGCTTTTAATTTAATATATACGTTGTCCGGTTGTTATTGTCAATATACGTCGGATTGATATGCTCACCTTCATAACTAACAATAAATTATGATATGAGGACTCAGCATCACCAATATTATGAGAGCGATCTTTGTTGAACATGAAGGGAAGGCTAAAACCATCTAGAAGGTCTCTCTGTCTAAAGTCACAGAACGGCCATTTCTTATTGTTCTGTCTGGAAAGTTATGTTGGGAAGAAAAGAGAGACGGTCTTACAAAAATATTAATGAAGGAAAATATAATGCTATGATATGTCCGTTACCTCCATCCTTCTAGAAGCCGGGCCTTGTATAGACGGCCAACCCGCCAAGCTTCAGGTGGTCTCTacggcgacggccgacgggcGTGCGACACCCTTCTAAAAGAGAGACACTCTTGCTGGGTGGAGTCGACTCGGCTCCTCGTCAGCTGGTCCGCTGTGGAAGCAGGGGTTGGTGGGTATGGGTACGAGTACGCGGGAGGATCCGGTGGGCACGGAGAAGCGAGGCGAGAGGAGGGGCCTGGCTGCTTCTGCGCGGCTGCCGGCTCTCCCCGCGTTCCGCGACACGCTGACTCACCGCCACAGCCCACAGCCACCGACACTTCTGCGCGGCTGCCTTGGAGTGACTACTGACTAGCGAGTGACTCGCTCCGTGACCGCTAGTCGCGAGAGGCGACCGGCGAGACCGCCCAGTGGGCTAGGCTCCTCTGCATTTCTAGGCTGTATTTAGTTCGCCAAAAATTTGGATTTTAATAgtgtagcatatttcgttattacttgacaaataatatctaattatgaactaattaggcttaaaagattcatctcgtactagttagttagactgtgtaattagttattttttcaactatatttaatactccatgcatgtgtctaaaaatttgatgtgacggatactgtaggaaattttttgggacTAAACAGGGCAGTCGCCTTCACTGCACTGCACGGCTGACCGGATGGATCGTATGGATAGGTCATAGGGACAGGATACATCACATATATCTCGTTCGAATCGAGGCAGACGCATAGTGTCACAACGCACTTGAAAAAGAGTAGTAATAAGCAGACAGCATCAGGAGGGATCATGCTCCATACAAAACGCAAATGCTCATCAATTCATCGTCGGTCGAGTGGACGGAGGATCCCACACTACCAACCAGGGagggtgggaggtgggcggagcggccgccggcgaggtcgccggcggccggggtggcggcAGGAGGATGCGGACTTAGATTTCGGGTTGCCGGGTGGCTCCCATGTCCGCCGGCCTTAGaggagggggcgggggcggcggccggggtggcggcAGGAGGCTGCGGACTTAGATTTCGGGTTGCCGGGTGGCTCCCATGTCCGCCGGCCTTAGAGGAggggtcgggggcggcggcggttcggccGGCAGAGGGTGCGGGAGCGCCGCCAGCTGGGGCGGGTCGGACAACCGGTGGGCTTGTGCCGGCGGTGGGGGGCGGACGGCGCTGGCGGCCGTGGGCGGTGGGGAAGGCCGGCAGGGGCGGGTGGCGGGCGGAGCAGTGCGGCGGTGAGTCGCTGCCgccgcgggtggcggcggtggggccgGGACGGAGCGGATGgggtgaggaggaagaagaatagGAGACCGTTCGCTAGCGACGCGCGAGCGTCTACTAGCATCCCCCAACCAGGCCCATTCCCTCTCCCTCGGCTCACGTCGTATCCGAACAACGGCAGAGGAAGGCTATTGCAGACGACAGCATGGacagtaaaaaaaaaactgtccGTATTTTTACCCTTTCTGTCAGTAGCAATACATGCAAATCCTTCTGTCCTTTTTTTTCACCTTTTGTGCTGCACACGACTAGCACACGTGGCTTTTTTTTCTCAATGATCATGCCTGAGCGTTGGAGCCCGCGACATAGTCCGGGAAAGCTCTCTTGTCATCCTGACCGAGTTGAGCTGCCGAACGCAAAACAAAAGCTACGTCAGATTCTGACGACTCCAATGTCCCTGTAGAGCTCACGTTACGAAACCCGGTGGTGCTTTGCGCGTGATGTTACCTGAAGTAGCCTCCCGTCGCGGAAGTTCGAGTTCCTGCGCTTCAACTCTCCACGGTGCGTCGTGAATTCCTCCAGTATCTCAGAAGCGTACTCAGGTTGGGCATCTCTGCTGCGCACAGACTCATCGCCGCCCTGCGTGAAGGGGGGTAAAAATCAACTCAGATCATCTCAGTAACATGGAAATGCAAGCAATCTTAACTCTTATCGAGATATCTGATTTGCAAGCAGAAGAAATGAGGTATATAGGCCTAGCGTGCTCCTTGGCGAGCCCATCGCTATAGTGCTATTTATACTATTAACCAAAGATTATGGTGTTCAAAACGTGTAACAACTCGACTACAATGACTTAAAGAATAGACTATAACTGAAATAACGAGGAAGATGAATGTACTAATATGGTATGCGACAAGGAAACattaaccaagaaagaaacacTGTTTCCAGTTGAACATGTTGACTAGAGCTGAAATAGCTTGTGTTTTGTATAAACTATAACGGACAACTGAAAGGACCAGGTGGGTCAGGATTTCATACCTCTGAAGGATCAGGGGTGAAACCCTCAAGTTCTTCGTACTCTGCTGCATCTAATTCCCTCAGGTGGGCGGGATCGAAATACTTTGGAATGAAATGCTGCCTGATGACAATGAGAAAAAAGAAGAGCAGCGGGAAGAGGATTCCTGCCATTGGTATCCATGTCATCCCAAAGACGAGCAAGAGATAAATTAGCTGGAAAAGCGTGAAGGCCGATATTATGTTGAAAGGCACCGACTCCACGAAGGATGCATGCGCACCTTCAAGAACCCTATCAGAGTTATAACAAACAAATAATCACTGAGAATACCGGTTTCCTAAATGAAAATATACTGCAGCGAACAAGGGCTTACTTGTAGCGCCTTTGAGGTGTGACAAACATAAGTTTTATCCTCTCCCAGAACTGGTTCCCAGGAACACTGTCGATGGACATATAGGCAAAGTAACCCCAAAGCACTGATGTTGGTATCCTCCGGATGAGCGGTGTAACTCCGATACAACCACCAACCAACAAGGACTGTAACAGATTGCTTACTCTCTGCTCATTCACCCGGACAGGCAAGTAAGAATCCACATGCTTCTCAGGATCAAATGCTTCAGGCACTTTCCCTGCTCCATCCCCCTCTGGAATAATGGCATCCTTCAAGTCCTTGAGCTCGTTGCTGGCAGAAACAGACTGCAGCATTTTTCAAAGATGTGTTTAGTGCCTTCAGGTAGTTGATAccaatttctttttattttttttgtttcttacaGAAGTATTATCAAAACAGTAACACTACAGCACTCGCAACAAAAGTATGAAACCCTCTCGATGAGAAAAACAAAACAGAATAGAGGCATCAGCAAAATGACGTAGCATTGTAATTTAGCGACAGTGCAGTTAACCTTTACAAATTCGATAAAGATCTCGccattatattttgatgagcaTGCTTCAACAACATCAGTCATCAGAAATGAAAGGGTGCTTTTGATAAGCCCCCACAATGACAAATAGATCCTTACTAATGTAGTGAGAAAATAGTTCCTTAGTAATGCATGTGTTTAATTGATGAATACTCACGTTGCTTCCATGGTCCATTTTTATGAAAACATCTTGCATCTTGCCATAAACTTCTGAACTGGTAGCATTGTTCATCATCCCCTCCTGGGCAGTTTGGACCATCTTTTTGCGCATCAACTATTTTAAATGAAAGAGAAGGCAGATGAGCAAAGTTAACTGTATTGCAGACGACAGCTAAGAGACCTGTGAAAATCACCAACCTGCCGCTTGAGGACAGCAAGGCTTCTTGTGTGCATGGGGGACTGAGGAAGCACTCCATTAGATGGAGGAATGCCAAGAAGACCGCAGATCAAGGTCTACATGACATTTCTATAGTATGAGAAGGAAGAAATACAATAATATGTCGGCCCAAAACCAGGAGAGTCGGCCCAACCGGGCACACACCCGGGGGAAATCCTGCTACACCCCAAAAGCTAGCCCAAGAGGTGAGAGACTCCCCCCATTTTTATGTTGGTTCAACTCTCCCCCCACAACTAATGTGGGACTAATCCCAACAATCTCCCCCGTCACACATTGGTGCCCCTTAGCACTGACTGGGTCCACACCACAGTCCACCAGTGACCGGCTCCGCACACGAGCACATATGGGCCTCACACCCGCGGTCCACCACTGACCGGCTCGACACACGAGCACACACGGGCCTCACACCCACAAAGTCACTGGGCTTTGGGCCTACACCACCCAAGTGTGCACGGGCACAGGAGATTGCGGacccagctctgataccaattgtcggCCCAAAACCAGGAGAGTCGGCCCAACCGGGCACACACCCGGGGGAAATCCTGCTACACCCCAAAAGCTAGCCCAAGAGGTGAGAGACTCCCCCCATTTTTATGTTGGTTCAACTCTCCCCCACAACTAATGTGGGATTAATCCCAACATAATAAAAGGTCTGCTATCATGTTCATTAAAAAAACGCTACCACATAGATAATATTTAACAACTATTTTCCACCATTGATTTCTTATGTCTTTACGGTTTCTATAAGCAGCAGGAATTCATTAGCAAAGCATTCAATATTTTTCACATCGTGATATCCCTAATATGAAAAGTAATGCCGTTATCTTAAAGAGGCACCTAAAAATTAACACAACATACCGTCAAGCTCAGGACCAAAATGTCATAATGGTAGGCTGATGGGTTCTTCAAATTAAATTCCTTCTGCTGTGCCATCTGTGAAGCTACACTGTGATCAAAGAAATAGAGCCCTGCAACCATTGCAGCAGGCACAATAGCCAGAAATATATGTGCTGGAGGGACAGACAAGAGATCCTGCAAGTTCATCATTGAAACATGTGGAATAGCCATGAAAAATATTCTACGCTCACAAAACTGCAATGGAATCCTGGAATCATAGTAACACTTCCTAATTACCTTTGCTACTGTCCAATGCTGGAGTGACTTGGGTTCCCAAGGAAGTGGGGTGAAGAGCCTCCTAGGAACTCCTGAAGGGATCTTGCTTGGCAATGAATACGATAGTGCTGTCCACAGTATGACCATCAGTGGAACGCCATAGTCAGCAATTAAGCTCCTTTGCCACCCTGCAGGTATTATCTGGAGAATTAGTAGTTGGTGTGTGGAAACCGTAGTGAAATCATAAGTATATATAGGCCGATATAACAAACCAGTTCCGTATAGAGATGATCTTGCCTCCGTGCTGGCTAATGAAGTATATAGTACGCCCATTGAAAAGATAACTCCAAGCAGACCATTAACGTATAGCCATTGGAACTGGAATGTCGGTTGACTTTCGTCATTACCCTCAGGGACACCAAATTCGCCCACCATCCCCTGTGACATGCTATGTAGTtagtaattaaattaaattaaattaaatcagTTAAGAATTTAGATTTAACATATGTAAATTGCATACTTTGATCGCCTGTTGCATGAACAGAATTGTGATCAACATTCCAAAAAGTTCTCCTGAAAACCTTGTAAATTTGTTTAGAACAGCTGCAGCGTTAAACATTGCCATGAGGAACAACATAACGGCAGTCCAGATGCAAACCCTGTCCCATGAGAAGGAATTACATGTACCATTTAGAAGTGAAAGACGAACTAATGCAGGacataatatattatttatccCTTACCATCCAGCCCATGGAAGAAACATTTTCTCTCCCAGGTTCGGCTGACTTTTTACAAAATTGTAGATATAAGTATACATAATAATAGTCGGCTCTGCAACTCCCACAATTAATAGTGGCTGTCCGCCTATGATTGAATGTATGATTCCACAAATAGCAGTTGATGCTAATGCCTCAACTGTGGTCAGTGCGCCATCTGAAACATATCAATTTTAATCATCGGCAACTGTGCCTAAGAAATTCAGGACCTTTTTATTATTCTCTTTTACAATGTGAATCTTGAGCAACTAGCAAACTGATACTATTTCCTAATATTCCCTGTTGAAACAACAATGAAACGCAAGCCAATGGCAGATCAGtgttccccttttcttttctaccAATTAATCATATCATGGCAGTAACTGCAGATCATGAATATCTATCAATCCTGACTCCTGAGTGTGAAGGATGATTTtcctcttaatacaaagatacgcagctctcctgtgttttcaagaaaaaaaaagtgtgaAGGATGACAACCCACCTGTATCTTTACTCAATTGCTCCCCAAAGGCTATTACAGGAACGGCGGATGCAAAAAATATGTAGAGTGTAGGTGCCAATATCCTGACAACAGATTCACGTAGCAAATTGAACATGATGGGCTAAATTATGATAGGATGTAAACACATTTACAGAATGGTGCCAGGCAAACCTGAAACCGGAACGGAACCCATTGTTCCAGTCTTGTTTGTAACAAGCTGCTCTTCCTTTGAAATCCTCAGCCACTCCACTAAATGGGGCTTTATTAGGTTCCGCCATCTGAAGAAGAAGCTCCCAAATAATCAGTTATTGCACTCATAAAAGGCATGCATTGGGTTTACAAACATGTCATAAGTCAAAATGCTTCATGAACAGCAGATACCAcggaaaaaacagaaaaaattcTGCAGGATTACACAAGCATTACCACACAATAGGCAAGCTTAAAATTTAAGATGTTGGCTTGGAAAAATAATGACATAAGTAGCACATTAAGGCACGGTTAAAAAGATTGGAAGGTTGGTA
The nucleotide sequence above comes from Panicum virgatum strain AP13 chromosome 3K, P.virgatum_v5, whole genome shotgun sequence. Encoded proteins:
- the LOC120697575 gene encoding uncharacterized protein LOC120697575 produces the protein MAMAMATAPSSCAVSFPARPAAAARPRGAGGVVCAAAGAAEGGSGKWWAPLLGWSGKADYLEAPAPVAAAQDGAAAAARRQFVGGLTEEKARELRARMAQTESFHDAMYHSAIASRLARSA
- the LOC120697576 gene encoding boron transporter 4-like, with amino-acid sequence MAEPNKAPFSGVAEDFKGRAACYKQDWNNGFRSGFRILAPTLYIFFASAVPVIAFGEQLSKDTDGALTTVEALASTAICGIIHSIIGGQPLLIVGVAEPTIIMYTYIYNFVKSQPNLGEKMFLPWAGWVCIWTAVMLFLMAMFNAAAVLNKFTRFSGELFGMLITILFMQQAIKGMVGEFGVPEGNDESQPTFQFQWLYVNGLLGVIFSMGVLYTSLASTEARSSLYGTGWQRSLIADYGVPLMVILWTALSYSLPSKIPSGVPRRLFTPLPWEPKSLQHWTVAKDLLSVPPAHIFLAIVPAAMVAGLYFFDHSVASQMAQQKEFNLKNPSAYHYDILVLSLTTLICGLLGIPPSNGVLPQSPMHTRSLAVLKRQLMRKKMVQTAQEGMMNNATSSEVYGKMQDVFIKMDHGSNSVSASNELKDLKDAIIPEGDGAGKVPEAFDPEKHVDSYLPVRVNEQRVSNLLQSLLVGGCIGVTPLIRRIPTSVLWGYFAYMSIDSVPGNQFWERIKLMFVTPQRRYKVLEGAHASFVESVPFNIISAFTLFQLIYLLLVFGMTWIPMAGILFPLLFFFLIVIRQHFIPKYFDPAHLRELDAAEYEELEGFTPDPSEGGDESVRSRDAQPEYASEILEEFTTHRGELKRRNSNFRDGRLLQLNSVRMTRELSRTMSRAPTLRHDH